The genomic region CCGGCGTGAACGCGGCCTTCAAGCGCAGCGACGACCTGGCGGCGCAGCAGCTCGCGCCCGTAGTGAGGCTCAAGATCCCCATCGACACGGCCACCGGCCTGCGCGCCACCGTCGACACGCCCGCCGACCGCATCGAGATCATCGAGGTCTCGCCGGAGGAGGCCCTGCAGTACCTGCCGGCGGCGGGAGCCGGGTAGGCCTTGGGAGCCGAGCGCCTGGCCGCCAACGACACGATCACGGCCGTCGACGGGCTGACCGTCGGCCACTGGACCGACCCCGTCGCGCGCACCGGCTGCACGGTCGTGCTGGCGCCGCCCGAGGGCTGCATCGCCTCGGGCCGGGCGCTGGGCCCGGCGCCGGGCTCGCGCGAGTCGGTGCTGCTCGAGGCCGACCGCACCGTCGACACGGTCAACGCCGTCCTCCTGACGGGCGGCAGCGCCTTCGGCCTGGCCGCCGCCTCCGGCGTCATGCGCTGGCTGGAGGAGAGGCGCTGCGGCTACGAGACCGGCTACGCCTGCGTGCCCATCGTGCCGGCCGCCGTGATCTACGACCTCGGCACCGGCGACCCCCGGGTGCGACCCGACCAGGACGAGGGACGCGCCGCCTGCGAGGCCGCCCACGGCGGACCGGTCGAGCAGGGCAGGGTGGGCGTGGGCACGGGAGCGACGGTCGGCAAGCTCCGCGGCATCGAGCACGCCTCGCCCAGCGGCCTCGGCTCGCACGCCGTGGACGTGGGAGGGGCCGTGGTCGCCGCGCTGGCCGTGAGCAACGCGGTCGGGAACCTCGTCGACCCCGACGACGGGTCGCTCGTCGCCGGCCACGCCGACCTGCTGGGCCTGGCCGCCGCCGGCGCCGAGCCGGTGCTGCCCGGCGCCAACACGACCCTCGTCGTGGTGGCCACGGACGCGCCCGTCACGAAGGCGCAGGCGCACGCCCTGTCGCTGTCGGCGCACGTGGGCATAGCCCGCGTGACGCGCCCGTCGCACACGGTCATGGACGGCGACACGGCGTTCGTGCTCTCCACCTGCAGCGGGCCGCGCGTGCCGATGCAGGCGCTGTCGATCGCCGTGCAGGAGGTCGTCGCGCGCGCCCTGGTGAAGGGCGTCGTCGCGGGGCGCGCCCAGGCCGCTGGCGGGTAGGCCGCCCCGCGGGCCCGCCGGTCAGCGCCTCACTGACCGAGTCGGTAGATCACCCCGCCCTGGTGGTCGGCGACGTAGAGCTCGCCCGCGGCGTCCTCGCCGAACGTCGAGACGTTGAATCCTGTCTCGAGCAGCAGCGTCACCTCCCACTCGTCGCCGGCGCGGTCGGCGCGCCAGATGCGCCCCGAGACGTAGTCGGCGAACACGTAGGCGCCCGCCAGGTCGGGCAGCGCGCTGCCGCGGTAGACGTAGCCGCCGCTGATCGAGGCGCCCCACTCGCTGGAGTGCGGGTAGCTGATGATCGGCAGCACGAGGCCGGACGTGTCGCAGCCGGTCCGCGGCTGGTAGCAGCTCTCGGCCTCCATGACGTTCCAGCCGTAGTTCTCGCCGCCCGTCGAGTCGGCCGGCTGCAGGTTGACCTCCTCGTACGCGTTCTGCCCGACGTCGGCGATGTAGAGGTCGCCGGTCTCGCGGTCGAAGCTGAACCGCCACGGGTTGCGCAGGCCGTAGGCCCAGACCTCGGGCCTCGCCCCCTCGCGGCCGACGAACGGGTTGTCGTCCGGCGCCACGGCGTCGTCGCCCGAGACGTCGAGCCGTAGGAGCTTGGCGAGGAGCGTGCCGAGGTCCTGGCCGTTGCCGTGCGGGTCGCCGCCGCTGCCGCCGTCGCCGAGGCCGAGGTAGAGGTAGCCGTCGGGGCCGAACGCCAGCTGGCCGCCGTTGTGGTTGGCGTACGGCTGCTCCTGCGTGAGCAGCACCTGCTCGCTGCCGGCGTCGGCGGTGTCGCCATCGGCGATGAAGCGCGACAGCACCGAGTCGCCGTCGAGGTCGGTGTAGTAGACGTAGAACCTGCCCGTGTCGGCGAAGTCAGGCGGGAACGCCAGGCCGAGGAGCCCCCGCTCGCCGCCCGCGCGCACGCGGTCGGTGATGTCGAGGAACGGCCGGTCGAGGACCTGCCCGTCGCGGACGACGCGGATCGTGCCGCCCTGCTCGACCACGAACAGCCTGTCGTCGCCCGCGTTGGCGATCGCCACGGGGTTCGCGAAGCCGCTCGCCACCTCGACGAGCCGCGGCTGCGCCGTGGCCGAGCAGGCCAGCAAGGAGACGAGCACCGCTGCCGCCACTGCCTTCGTGCGTGTGACCCTCATGCCAGAGAGGTTAGGGGAAGACAACGTGAGAGGGTTTCACTTAGTGGACGGTGGGCGGCCGCCGCGGGGACGCTCGCCGTGGGCGCGGGGACACGGCCTCGGCGTCCACCGGACCGTCAGTCGCGGCGCGCCAGCCACCGCTCCTCGACGGCGGCCATCTCCTCCGGGGAGAGGCGCGGCGCGTCGTAGTGCCCGGCCCGCAGCCGCTGGCGCTGCGCCTCGAAGAGGATCACCGCGGCCGCCACCGAGACGTTCAGCGACCTGACCATCCCGAGCATGGGGATGACCACGTGGACGTCGGCGAGGGCGGCCGCCTCGGGCGACACGCCGTCCCTCTCGTTGCCGAGGAGCAGGGCGCAGGGCCGCGTGTAGTCGACCTCGCGGTAGTCGACGGCCTCGGGCGAGAGGTGAGCGGCGTAGACCCGCGCGCCCCAGCGCCTGACGGACGCCACCGCGCCGGCCACGTCGCCGTGGACGAGCAGCTCGACCCACTTCTCGGCGCTGGCGCTGGTGGCGCTGTAGGTGGGCACGCCGCCGGTCGGGTTCACGGCGTGGACGGTCCCGATGCCCACGGCGTCGCACGAGCGCAGCACCGCCGAGAGGTTGTGCGGCTTGTGGACGTGCTCGGCTATGACGGTCAGGTCGGGCTGGCGGCGGCTCAGGACCTCGCGTACGCGCTGGCGTCTCCTCAGCGTCACGCGCCAGAGGATAGCCCTCCTCGGTCGGGGACGCCCTCCACCGGCAGCGGGCCCCCTGCCGTGTGGACGCCCACGGCCTCCCTGAAGGCGCAGGCCTCGGCGATCGTGAACAGGGCGCGGACGAGCAGCACGACGGGGTACGTGAGCGCGGCCACGGACCACACCAAGGCCGGCGGGCCCCACACGCGGGCGAGGATCAGGGGCACGAGGGCCAGCAGCACGGCTGCCCCTCCGGAGACCTGCAGGAGCAGCGCCTGCCCCAGGTTGCGGCCGATCAGGGCGAGGCTGCCCCGCAGCGCGTCCAGGGGCCCGGCGTCGCGGTCGACCACGAAGAACCGCGCGAACGCCAGCGCCACGCCGGCGGCCGCAGCGACGAGGCCGCCGAGCCCCTCGCCCACCGCCTCGCTGGCGACGAGGACGGCCAGGCCGTAGACCAGGAACGTGGGGAAGAAGCGCACGTGCTCGGCGAGCATGGTGTACCTCACGCCCTGCCCGACGGCCCGGCGCAGACCGTAGGCGGCGAAGGCGCCGGCGAAGAGCGCGTTGGACGCCGCGAACGCGACCTGCTCGAGCCACGGGCGCGCGGTGTCCGCGCTCGGGCCGACGACGATCGCGAACGGTTCGGCCGTCAGCCGCGGGCGGTCGCCGCGGACCGGGACCTCGACGCCGCTCTCCGGCGTCACCAGCTCGACGCGCGCGGGCGGGAGGACGCCGTCGAGGGCGGTGTCCACCAGCCAGCCGACGGCGGCCGCGGTGAGGCTCATGTAGACGAACGCGCGCCTGGCGCCCGCGAGCCGCCGCCACGCCTCCTTCACCGCGGGCCACGCCTCGAACCGCCCTACCTCCACGCTGGCACCCCCTCGCCCTCCCGGGTCATGCGCCCTCTCCGAGCGCCGGACGCCCGGGAACGGCGTCGAGCGGCAGCGGCTCGCCGGCCGTGTGGACGCCCACGGCGTCCCTGAAGGCGCAGCCCTGGGCGACGGCGGCGAGCGGCGCCAGCCACACGCTGGCGATGCCCAGGGTGAGAGAGCCCGCCAGCTCGGCGACCAGCGCGACCAGCCAGAGCAGCGCGGTCTGGCCGAGGTTGTGGAAGGACAACGTGACGGACCGGCCCAGCGCCGCGAACGGCCCGAGGTCGCGGTCGACGACGTAGAGGCCGGCGAACATCAGGGCCAGGTCGAGGAAGACGATCGAGGCGACGACGGGGACGGCGAAGAGCGCCGTCGCCCACGCCGTAGAGGGGAGGAGGTCGGCGGCGGGCCGCAGCAGCGCCACCAGCACGTAGCCAAGCGCCGCGCCGAGCCCTATGGCCACGAGCTGGAGGCCGACCAGGCTCGGGGCGTAGCGCCCGTAGCGCAGGAGCATGCCGTACCACACGGGCAGCCCCTCGGCGCGCCTGAGCGCGTAGGCGGCGAACGCCCCGCCGAAGACGGCGGTGACGAGGCCGGCCGCCGCCGGCGCCAGAGCCGACCACTGCGTGCCGCTGACCGCGGGCGCCCCGGGGGAGACCTCGAACCCCAGCACCTCGACCCTGAGGCCGAAGGCGAAGCTGAGGTCGATGAGGCCAGCATCGACCGCCTGTCCGGCCGGCGCGCCCTGCTCGGGCAGGAGGACCCACAGCGCCAGCCTCACCAGGGTCCCCACGGCCCACACGGTCACCGACATCGCCACGTACACGCGCTTGGTGCCGCCGATCAGCGACCACGCCTCGCGCACCGCTCTCCACGCCCTGAAGCGGCCCGGGTCCATCACCCCACCCCCTAGCGTTCACGTACGCGTCGAGCCTAGCTCAGGAGCGGCGCGCGGGCCAAGCCACGCCCGCCGGGCCCGTACCCGAACGTCGGCGCGGGGCCGGGCCCGTGCCTAGCCGTTGGGGACGCCGACGTCCGCGCGTCCCGCCGCGCGCCTGGCGCGGGCGTCGAGCACGGCCGGCACGACCAGGGCGAGGAAGGCGAGGACCAGGAGCGTCAGCGACAGCGGCCGCGTGAAGAACACTGAGTAGTCGCCCTGGCTTATCGCCAGGGCGCGACGGAACTGCTGCTCGGCCAGCGGACCGAGGATCATGCCGATCACCGCCGGCGCCACGGGGAAGCCGAACCGCCGCATCAGGAAGCCGAGGACGCCGATCACGTAGAGCGTGATGAGGTCGACGACGGAGTTGCCGAGGCTGTAGACGCCGAGCGTGGCGAACAGGAGGATGCCGGCGTAGAGCAGCGGCCGCGGGATCGTCAGCAGCCGCACCCAGATGCCCACCAGCGGCAGGTTCAGCACCAGCAGCATGAAGTTGCCGAGGTAGAGGCTGGCGATGAGCCCCCAGACCAGGTCGGGCGCGCGGGAGAAGAGCAGCGGTCCCGGCTGCAGGCCGAACTGCTGGAAGGCGGCGAGCATGATCGCCGCCGTCGCCGACGTGGGGATGCCGAGCGTCAGCAGCGGGACGAGGACCCCCGCGGCCGCGGCGTTGTTCGCCGCCTCCGGCCCCGCCACGCCCTCTATGGCCCCCTTGCCGAACTCCTCCGGCCTGCTCGACAGGCGCTTCTCGAGGCTGTACGACAGGAACGTGGGGATCTCGGCGCCGCCGGCCGGCAGGCCGCCCAGCGGGAAGCCGAGGAGCGCGCCCCTGATCCACGGGCGCCAGGAGCGCGCCCACTCCTCGCGGTTCATCCAGACCGAGCCCCTGATGGCCTCCACCTTGGCCGGCGTGCGGCGCAGCCGCGAGGCGACGTAGAGGGTCTCGCCGACGGCGAAGAGGCCCACGGCCACGACGATCACGCTGATGCCGTCGAGCAGCTCGAGGCTGCCGAGCGTGTAGCGCGCCTGACCGCTCTGCTGGTCGATGCCCACCAAGCCGAGGCCGATGCCGATGAACAGGCTGGTGAGGCCGCGCAGCAGGGACGAGCCCAGCACGGCCGTGACGGTCGTGAAGGCCAGCACCATCAGCGCGAAGTAGTCGGCGGGGCCGAACGCCAGGCCGAGGCGCGCCAGCACCGGCGCCACGAACGTGAGGCCGAGCGTGGCGATCGTGCCGGCGACGAACGAGCCGATGGCCGCCGTCGCCAGCGCCGCGGCGCCGCGGCCTCTCCGCGCCATCTGGTTGCCCTCGATGGCGGTGATGATGCTCGCCGACTCGCCCGGCGTGTTCAGCAGTATCGACGTCGTGGAGCCGCCGTACATGCCGCCGTAGTAGATGCCGGCGAACATGATGAAGCTGCCGATCGGGTCGAGGTCGAAGGTCACGGGCAGCAGCAGCGCCACGGTCAGGGCCGGGCCGATGCCGGGCAGGATGCCCACCATCGTCCCCAGCGTCACGCCCACGAGCGCCCACAGCAGGTTCTGCCAGGTGAGGGCGATCGAGAAGCCGTGGAGCAGCGCCTGGAGCGTCTCGGTCACGCCGCGCTCCTCCTGCCGCGGGCGCGGCGGCGCGAGGACGTTCCCGTGTCGTCGAGAGGCCGGGAGGGCGCCGCCGGGCTCACAGCGGCAGCACCCCGGCCGGCAGCCGCAGCCCCAGCAGCCGCGTGAAGGCGAGGTAGGCGGCCAGGGCCAGGACGAGGCCGACGGCGCCGGACCGCCACAGGCGCCTCTCGCCGAACCCCAGCGCGACGCCGGCGTAGAGCAGCGCCGAGGACAGCACGAACCCGAGCCGACTGACGAGCAGCGCGTGTAGCGCGAGCGCCGCGACGATCACGGCCACGGGCGCCCAGTCGGTGGCGGCGCTCGCCTCGGCGTCCTCGGCCTCCTCCGGCACGCCCCTCACCCCGCGCAGTGCCTGGACGAGGAGCGCCGCGCCGCAGGCCGAGAGCGCTACGCCGACGAGCACCGGGAAGAAGCGCGGCCCGATGCGGGCGTAGGACGGCAGCACCCGCAGCGACAGGGCGCCCTCGAGGAAGAAGCCGCCGAGGCCCAGGACCCCCACGGCGACGAGCAGGTCGCCCCAGGGGAGGGAGCGGCGCCTCGCGCCTACCTCCACGCCGTCACTCGACGAGGCCGATGTCCCGCAGGACCTCCGTCACGCGCGCGTCCTCTTCCTGCAGGTAGGCGACGAACTCGTCGCCGGACATGTAGGCCGGGATCCAGCCGAACTGCTCGAGCTGCTGCTGCCACTCCTCGCTCTGGGCGAGCTGGTCGACGAGCTCGACCAGGCGCTCGCGCGCCTCGTCCGAGATGTCGGGCGGCGCCACGACGCCGCGCCAGTTCGCGAGCTCGAGGTCGACGCCGGCCTCGCGGAGCGTGGGCGCGTCGATGCCGGGGACGGGCTCGGGGGCGGAGATCGCGAGGACGCGCAGGTCGCCTGACTCGATCTGGCCTGCCCACTCGGAGTAGCCCGAGATCCCCGCTGTCACCTGGCCGCCCAGGATGCTGGCCAGCGCCTCGCCGCCGCCCGAGAAGGCGACGTAGTTCACGAGCGTGGGGTCCACGCCGACGGCGTTCGCCAGCAGCCCGGCGAGGATGTGGTCGGTGCCGCCGGCGGAGCCGCCGCCCCAGGAGACGGCGCCCGGGTCCTCCCTGAAGGCGTCGATGAGGTCCTGCAGGGTCTGGTGTGGGCTGTCGGCCGGCACCACGATGACCTCGTACTCGGCGGTCAGCCGGGCGATGGGCGTGGTGTTCGCGAGCGTGACGGGCGAGTCGTTGCTGAGGATCGCGCCCACCATGACCAGGCCCATGACCATCAGCAGGTCCTCGCTGTCGGCCTCGGCCGTGGCGAGCTGCGAGAGCCCGATCGTCCCGCCGGCGCCCGGCACGTTGAAGACCTCGACGTTCTCGACCAGGCCGGCCTGCTGCAGGGCGGTCTGCATGGCCCTGGCCGTGCCGTCCCAGCCGCCGCCGGGAGCGGCCGGCGCCATGATGCGGAGGCTGTCCGGGGGCTGGGCCAGCGCGGACCCCAGGAGCGCGAGCACAGCTACGAGCTTGACGAGCCGGGTGGACCAACTCATGCCGTACCTCCCATGTGCTTGCGACCGGAGTATAGACGCTCCCCACGAGAACGGCCGAGGGGGACGCCCGCGAGAGGCACCGGCCCCGCCGTCGCCGGCCGCCGCGGTGCGAGACGGCCGGGTAGACGGCGCGAGCGCGCGCGCCAGGTTCGACGAGCTGAGCAGCGCCCCCAGCGCCAGAGCCGCGCCGCCCACGAAGGACCTGACCCCGGTGGGCGGTCCGAAGGCCCGCTCGGCCGCGAGGAGCGCCAGAGCGATGCCCGCTCCCACGGCGACGCCGTTCATCGCCCCCAGCAACGTGTCGCGCACGACCTACGGGTACCAACCACGTCCCTGCCCGAGGAGGCGCGCATGCCGACCGGGAGCGGCGTGCGCTCGCGCCACGAGCCGCGGGTCCTGGGCCCTCACTTCACCTTGACGCTCCCTCGGCCGCGGCGATAGCATGGTGTTTGCGTCTGAGCCCGCTCACAAGCGGCGCGCCGAGGTGGCGGAACTGGTAGACGCGCTAGCTTGAGGGGCTAGTGGCCGCAAGGCTGTAGGGGTTCAAATCCCCTCCTCGGCACCACGCGATGCGCCGACGACCACGGTCGTCGGCGTTCTCGTCCCGCGGCGCCGGCGTCGTTCGGGGTCGTCTGGCGCGGTCCGCGGCGCTCGGCACGGAGGGCCCGGCTGGGCTGGTGCCGCGCCGGTCGCGGCAGCCCCGGCGGCCCGTGATAGCCTCGCTCGTGAGCATGCCGCAAGCGAGCGGGGAGTTCCCGTTCAGCTCCTACCGCGCAGGACAGCTCGAGGCGCTCGAGGCGGTGCGGGCGGCCTTCGCCGCCGGCAAGCGCTTCGTCGTCCTCGAGGCGCCCACGGGCTCGGGGAAGAGCGCGATCGGCGTCACGCTGGCGCGCGAGGCGGGCAGCGCGTTCGTGCTCACGGCGCAGAAGGTCCTCCAGGACCAGTACCTGAGGGACTTCGACGACCTCGCGATGATGAAGGGGCGGGCCAACTACCCCTGCCTCGTCGCCGACACGCACGCCGCCGCGGCGCCTTGCCTCACTGGCCGGCGCTTCACCGCCTGCGACGACTGCCCCTACTTCGTGGCGAAGGACGTCGCCATGGCCGCGAACGTCGTGACGATGAACTACGCCTACTTCCTCGCCGAGCTGAACTACGCCGGCGGGTTCGGGAAGCGGGAGCTGCTGGTCCTCGACGAGGCCCACAACACCGAGGCCGCGCTGATGGCCTTCGTGCAGGTCGGCGTGAGCGAGGGCATGCTCACCAGGGCCGGGCTGGCGCGCGCCCTGCCCCCCGACCTCGGCGACGAGGTGGCATTCGACTTCGTCGACGCCCTCCTGCCCGACATGCTCAGGCGCGCGCGACAGATCGACAAGGAGATGAAGGGCGACGCCACCGACGCCGCCGCGGTGCAGCAGCTGCGCGTGCGCCAGTGGCTCGACTCGAGCCACGCCCGGCTGCGGTTCCTGCTCGAGAGCCACGCCAGCGGCGAGGTCGACTGGATCGTGGAGCGGGGCCGGGACCAGCACGGCGCCACCCTGTCGTTCAAGCCAGTCGAGGTCGCGGCCTTCGCCGACGACATGGTGTTCTCGCACGCCGAGCGCGTGCTGTTCATGTCCGCGACGATCCTCGACGCGCCCACGTTCCTGCGGTCGCTGGGGCTGAGCGAGGACGACGCCGCCGTGGTGCGGGTACCCTCCACGTTCCCGGCGTCGCGGAGGCCTCTCGTCCTGCGTCCGTCGGCGCGCCTGACGCGGCGCTACCAGGAGCGCGACCTGCCCCTGCTGGCCGACGCGGTCTCGGAGCTGGCGCGGGACCACGCGGGCGACAAGGGCGTGGTGCACGCGCACTCCTACATGATCGCGAGCTACCTGTCGAAGCACATCGCGCCCAGCGAGCGCTGGCGCGTCGTCACGCACGTCGACGCTGCGGGCCGCGAGGCCGCCCTGGCGAAGCACCTCTCGTCGCCCGACCCGACGATCCTCATCACGCCGAGCATGACCGAGGGCATCGACCTCGCCGACGACCTGGCCAGGTGGCAGGTGCTGTGCAAGGTGCCCTACCCGTTCCTCGGCGACAGGCAGGTGGCGGCGCGCATGGAGCGCGACCGCGACTGGTACGACTGGCGCACCTGCCTCACCGTCGTGCAGGCCTACGGGCGCTCGGTCCGCAGCGCCGAGGACCACGCCGTGACGTACCTCTTGGACGCCGACTTCCCGGCGTTCCTGCGCCGCCAGCGGCACCGCCTGCCCGAGTGGTTCCTGGAGGCCGTCACGGAGTGAGCGCGTGGGGCCCGCGCCCCGCTCCGCACCGGCGCCTAGAAGTGGTCGTTGTGCGGCTTGAAGGGGGGATGCCCGGCCAGCGGCGCGGCCAGGAACGACCTGTGCTCGCCATCCAGTGGATGGCCGAACGCGAACGAGCGGATCGCCATCGCCGCGTCGAAGTCGCTCTCCCGGAGCGGCCTGACGGTGCGGCGGCTCATCCCTCGGCCGCGAAGGGCAGGTGTATGGCCCGCTCGACGACCGTGCGCAGGACCATCGTCGTCTCCGTGCGCTCCACGCCCTCGAGCATGAAGAGGCGGTCGAGGAAGGCGTCGAGCTCGGCCGTCGACTGCGCCCTGACCTTGGCCATGAACGAGTAGACGCCGGCGACGGCGTAGAGCGCCTCCACCTCGGGCAGCGCCTCCAGGCGGGCGACGAGGTCGCGGGCGGGCGTGCGCGGCTGGGGGGCGATCATCACGAAGGCCGTCACGGGCAGCCCCAGCGCCTCGGGGTCGAGGACGGCGCGGAAGCCGCGTATCACCCCCGCCTGCTCGAGCTTGCGCACGCGCTCCCCGACGGCCGGCGCCGACAGGCCGACGGCCTTGGCGAGGCTGGCGTGGCTCGCCCGCCCGTCCTCGCGCAGGATCTCGATGATCCGCCTGTCGACGGCGTCGAAGCGCATGACGAGCGCGAATCTAGCACGGACGAGCGCGCCCGCGGCCCCTGCTATCGTGGCCGCGTGCGTCTCCTGTTCGTCGGCGACGTGTTCGCCACACCCGGGATGGTCGCGGCGACCGCGTTCGTCAGGGAGCGCCGCGAGGAGTTCGACCTCGTCGTCGTCAACGGCGAGAACGCCGCGGGGGGCTTCGGGATCACGCGCCGGCACTTCGAGCAGCTCGTCGAGGCCGGCGCCGACGTCGTCACGCTCGGCAACCACGCCTTCGACCAGACCGAGGTGCTGGCCCTCCTCGAGGAGACGCCGCGCCTGCTGCGTCCGGCGAACCTGCCTGTCGGCACGCCCGGCGTCGGCTCCCACGTCTACCCGTCGCGGGACGGCGGACGCGTCGCCGTCGTGCAGGTCATGGGGCGGATCTTCATGGACCCCGTCGACGACCCGTTCAGGGCCGTCGACGACGCGCTGGAGAGGGTGCCGCCCGGGGTGCCGGTGCTCGTGGACTTCCACGCCGAGGCCACCAGCGAGAAGAAGGTCATGCTGCACCACCTGGCCGGCCGCGTCGCGGCGCTCGTCGGCACGCACACGCACGTGCAGACGGCCGACGAGACCGTGTACAAGGGCACCGCCTACATCACCGACGTCGGCATGACCGGCGTGCAGGGGTCCTCGATCGGCATGCGCTACGAGGACGTCTTCCACCGGCTCGTCACGAAGCTGCCGCGCCGCTACCGGCCCGCCGAGGGACCGGCGACGGTCTGCGCCCTGGCGGTGGAGGTGGACGGCACCCGCGCCACGTCGGTGCAGCGCCTCTGGGTGCCGCAGCGGCGCGAGCAGCCGGTCGGGGGCGAGGCGTGAGGGACGAGCGCAGGGCCGTACCCGCAGCCGCCCACGGGGCAGGGTCCGCGTCGGGCGGCGCCGACGCCGCCGGGCACGCCGCCGACCTCCCGGACCCCGCCGAGCGGGTCCGCCCCGCCGCGCCCGGCGAGGCGCCGGAGGGGTTCGAGCGCCTCCGCGCCGACGTCGACTTCCTCGGCACCTGCCTCGGCGACGTGCTGCGGGAGCAGGAGGGCGAGGGGCTCTTCGCGCTCGTCGAGCGCGTGCGCGGCCTCACGAAGGCCATCCGCGCCGCCCGCGGCGCGGACACCTCGGCCCAGCGCGCCGAGCTCCACGAACTGCTCCGCGGCCTCGAGACGTCCACGGCCGAGAAGCTGCTGCGCGCCTTCACCGTCTACTTCCAGCTCGTGAACCTGGCCGAGGAGGTCCACCGCGTGCGCGTCAACCGCGAGCGCGGCATCTCCGCCACGCGCGAGAGCCCGCGCAGCGAGAGCGTGGCGGCGGCGATCAGGTCGCTGCGCGACAGCGGCTGGTCGGCGGCGGAGGCGCGGCGCTTCGTCGACTCTCTGGACGTGCAGCTCACCCTGACGGCGCACCCCACGGAGGTGCGGCGCTACACGGTGCGGCTCAAGCTCGAGCGCATCTCCGCCGCGCTGCGCCACCTCGGGGAGACCCGCCTGGGCCCGCAGCGACGCCAGGAGCTCGTCGACGAGATCTACGCCGAGGTCACCAGCCTGTGGCTGACGCGCGAGGTCAACGACGAGCGCCCCACGGTCCTCGACGAGGTGAAGAGCGCCCTCTACTACTACCGGCGCTCGCTCCTCGACGCCGTCCCCCGCCTGATGCGCGACGTCGACGACGCCCTCGCGGAGTACTACGGCCCCGAGGGCGGCAGGGGAGGGCAGATGCGCCCCATCGTGCGCTTCCGGTCGTGGATCGGCGGCGACCGCGACGGCAACCCCTACGTGACCCCCGAGGTCACGCGCGAGGCGTACGCCCTGCAGAGCCGGGTCGCGCTGGAACGCTACCTGGCCGACGTCGACCTGCTCGTGCAGCGCCTCTCGCAGCACGAGGACAGGGTCGCGCTGAGCGCGGCGTTCCGCGACGACCTGGCGCGCCTCGACGAGCGGCACGGGGAGAGCCGCCGCTTCCCCGGCGAGCCGTTCCGCCGCAAGCTCGAGCACGTGCACCGCTTCCTGAGCGCCGAGCTGGCGGAGGAGGGCCGCTACCCCGGCGGCGCCGCCGGCTACGCGGACGACCTCCGCCTGGTCGAGGACACGCTGGCGCAGGCGCAGGCCGCGCGCCTGGCCGCCGTGTTCGTGCGCCCGGCCCGCTACCGCGCGGACGCGTTCGGCTTCGCTCTGGCGCCCCTCGACCTGCGCGAGCACTCGACCGTGCACGAGCGCGTGGTCGGCGAGCTGCTCGCGCTCGCCGGCCTGACGCCCGACTACGCCGCGCTGCCCGAAGCCGAGCGCGTGGCTCTGCTCTGCGACGTCCTGGGCTCGCCGCGGCCGCTGGTGCCGCCTTGGGCCGAGCTCTCCGCGGAGACGGCGAAGGCACTGGGCTCCCTGGGAGTGCTGCGCGAGCAGCGCGAGCGCTTCGGCGCGGGCGCGGTGGGCGCGACGATCGTCAGCTTCACGAACGCGCCGTCCGACGTCCTCGAGGCGCTGCTGCTGGCGAAGGAGGCCGGCCTGCCTGACATCGACGCCACCCCGCTCTTCGAGACGCTCGCGGACCTGCGGCGGGCGCCGGAGGTCATGCGCCGCCTCTACGAGCTGCCCGTCTACCGCGACCACCTCGCGCGCCGCGGCGTGCAGGAGGTGATGATCGGCTACTCGGACTCGAACAAGGAGGTCGGGTTCCTGGCCGCGAACTGGGCCCTCTACCAGGCCCAGGAGGGCCTGTCGCGCGTCTCGCGCGAGGCCGGCGTGCCCCTCCGGCT from Trueperaceae bacterium harbors:
- a CDS encoding TIGR00282 family metallophosphoesterase; translation: MRLLFVGDVFATPGMVAATAFVRERREEFDLVVVNGENAAGGFGITRRHFEQLVEAGADVVTLGNHAFDQTEVLALLEETPRLLRPANLPVGTPGVGSHVYPSRDGGRVAVVQVMGRIFMDPVDDPFRAVDDALERVPPGVPVLVDFHAEATSEKKVMLHHLAGRVAALVGTHTHVQTADETVYKGTAYITDVGMTGVQGSSIGMRYEDVFHRLVTKLPRRYRPAEGPATVCALAVEVDGTRATSVQRLWVPQRREQPVGGEA
- a CDS encoding ATP-dependent DNA helicase, with amino-acid sequence MPQASGEFPFSSYRAGQLEALEAVRAAFAAGKRFVVLEAPTGSGKSAIGVTLAREAGSAFVLTAQKVLQDQYLRDFDDLAMMKGRANYPCLVADTHAAAAPCLTGRRFTACDDCPYFVAKDVAMAANVVTMNYAYFLAELNYAGGFGKRELLVLDEAHNTEAALMAFVQVGVSEGMLTRAGLARALPPDLGDEVAFDFVDALLPDMLRRARQIDKEMKGDATDAAAVQQLRVRQWLDSSHARLRFLLESHASGEVDWIVERGRDQHGATLSFKPVEVAAFADDMVFSHAERVLFMSATILDAPTFLRSLGLSEDDAAVVRVPSTFPASRRPLVLRPSARLTRRYQERDLPLLADAVSELARDHAGDKGVVHAHSYMIASYLSKHIAPSERWRVVTHVDAAGREAALAKHLSSPDPTILITPSMTEGIDLADDLARWQVLCKVPYPFLGDRQVAARMERDRDWYDWRTCLTVVQAYGRSVRSAEDHAVTYLLDADFPAFLRRQRHRLPEWFLEAVTE
- the ppc gene encoding phosphoenolpyruvate carboxylase, with the translated sequence MRDERRAVPAAAHGAGSASGGADAAGHAADLPDPAERVRPAAPGEAPEGFERLRADVDFLGTCLGDVLREQEGEGLFALVERVRGLTKAIRAARGADTSAQRAELHELLRGLETSTAEKLLRAFTVYFQLVNLAEEVHRVRVNRERGISATRESPRSESVAAAIRSLRDSGWSAAEARRFVDSLDVQLTLTAHPTEVRRYTVRLKLERISAALRHLGETRLGPQRRQELVDEIYAEVTSLWLTREVNDERPTVLDEVKSALYYYRRSLLDAVPRLMRDVDDALAEYYGPEGGRGGQMRPIVRFRSWIGGDRDGNPYVTPEVTREAYALQSRVALERYLADVDLLVQRLSQHEDRVALSAAFRDDLARLDERHGESRRFPGEPFRRKLEHVHRFLSAELAEEGRYPGGAAGYADDLRLVEDTLAQAQAARLAAVFVRPARYRADAFGFALAPLDLREHSTVHERVVGELLALAGLTPDYAALPEAERVALLCDVLGSPRPLVPPWAELSAETAKALGSLGVLREQRERFGAGAVGATIVSFTNAPSDVLEALLLAKEAGLPDIDATPLFETLADLRRAPEVMRRLYELPVYRDHLARRGVQEVMIGYSDSNKEVGFLAANWALYQAQEGLSRVSREAGVPLRLFHGRGTSIGRGGGPAGQAILAQPPGSLGGRMRMTEQGEALSDRYADPDLAHRHLEQVVHAFILSSARDARERTELPASYREAAERVAEAGRAKYRALVEGEGFLDFFRSVTPIDEIGRLNVGSRPASRGKGGSLEELRAIPWVFAWTQCRANLPGWYGVGTGLAALPDGLSAELYREWPFFRTVVDFAQMSLAKADMDVFRSYLTLAPEALARRFGGDVLEEFELSVAQVERAAGARLLANDPVLARSIELRNPYVDPISHLQVELLRRLRASPEDSIDRQPLSYAVRVSLIGISAGMRTTG
- a CDS encoding Lrp/AsnC family transcriptional regulator, coding for MRFDAVDRRIIEILREDGRASHASLAKAVGLSAPAVGERVRKLEQAGVIRGFRAVLDPEALGLPVTAFVMIAPQPRTPARDLVARLEALPEVEALYAVAGVYSFMAKVRAQSTAELDAFLDRLFMLEGVERTETTMVLRTVVERAIHLPFAAEG